A window of Patagioenas fasciata isolate bPatFas1 chromosome 5, bPatFas1.hap1, whole genome shotgun sequence contains these coding sequences:
- the OVCH2 gene encoding ovochymase-2 isoform X2 — MRTVPRELQLLLMGMVCVTQFRAAPSALRKDFKCGLNVQEKKPWSYFNLFTRIVGGNQVKQGSHPWQVSLKRRQKHFCGGTIVSAQWVVTAAHCILDRNVLQYVNVTAGDHDLRIRENSEQTLPVKYVIKHPNFDPRRPMNYDIALLKLDGAFNFSSSVLPACLPDPAEKFEAGYICTTCGWGRLYENGILPQVLHEVNLPILNSEECSRALSTLKKPIHGDTIMCAGFPDGGKDACQGDSGGPLLCRRKHGTWTLAGVVSWGMGCARGWKSNEKKKHYNRGSPGIFTDLSAVLSWIQENMSADLKMKSSTAFCSVQDGKLPDSEGQLNFPGSPKRFYQNHQLCIWTLFVPEGNYILLRFSHFDIESETFCDYDSLSVYSKGDRLVGKFCGGALPLPILIGSNSVRLKFVSDNKDYGTGFSMTYKALPPDILPDSGCESLAVLFEEGMLQSMHYPEHYSNMADCQWIICAPENHIIKLTYQYFEVEESEDCSYDAVTVYEDVGKEEEIAKSCGFTLPAPVLSSSAMMLVVFHSDETETFGGFRAMISFIHVADLDTLDSTSEEFEEVDMSEEETQVTTDDICGMPSNQPRFIFSRIIGGEEAVPYSWPWQVSVQISDQHICGGTVLAKEWVVTAAHCFNSKEVYRDLWMVVTGIHDLTDQEYRQKRSVKQYIIHPSFNKTTMDSDIALLQLAKPLEFNHYVRPVCLPAREEEVQPSSVCVVTGWGAHEGDRGKGKKLHQLEVPILVLETCQSYYVNLPSKVTQRMICAGFPLEEGKDSCTISPFSWCDHRESSSGGRHCKTLPNHKCHEKQFLMRLC; from the exons ATGCGCACTGTCCCCCGTGAGCTGCAGTTACTCCTCATGGGGATGGTTTGTGTTACACAGTTCCGTGCCGCACCATCTGCTCTTCGGAAAG ATTTTAAGTGTGGGCTGAACGTTCAAGAGAAAAAACCATGGAGTTACTTTAACCTTTTCACTCGGATTGTTGGGGGAAACCAGGTGAAACAAGGCTCACATCCATGGCAG GTTTCCTTGAAACGAAGGCAAAAGCATTTTTGTGGAGGCACCATTGTTTCTGCTCAGTGGGTGGTCACGGCAGCTCACTGCATCTTGGACAG GAATGTACTCCAGTACGTGAATGTCACTGCAGGAGACCATGATTTGAGGATCAGGGAGAACAGCGAGCAGACACTCCCTGTTAAATATGTCATTAAGCATCCAAACTTTGACCCTAGAAGGCCGATGAACTATGACATTGCCCTTCTGAAGCTGGATGGAGCCTTCAACTTCA GTTCTTCAGTTTTGCCAGCATGTCTTCCTGATCCAGCTGAAAAGTTTGAAGCGGGATACATCTGCACTACTTGTGGTTGGGGCCGTTTATATGAAA atgGAATACTGCCTCAGGTCTTACATGAAGTCAATCTACCAATCCTAAACAGTGAGGAGTGCTCAAGAGCATTATCAACTTTAAAGAAACCCATCCACGGTGACACTATAATGTGTGCTGGGTTTCCAGATGGGGGAAAAGATGCCTGCCAG GGAGACTCAGGAGGCCCGCTTCTGTGCCGACGTAAGCATGGCACCTGGACCCTGGCCGGGGTGGTCTCCTGGGGGATGGGATGTGCTCGTGGCTGGAAAAGCAATGAGAAGAAGAAACATTACAACAGAGGATCTCCCGGAATATTCACAGACCTCAGTGCGGTGCTTTCCTGGATTCAAGAGAACATGAGTGCTG atttgaaaatgaaaagctcCACAG CATTTTGTAGCGTTCAGGATGGCAAACTCCCCGACAGTGAAGGACAATTAAATTTTCCTGGAAGTCCCAAACGGTTCTATCAAAACCACCA ATTGTGTATATGGACTCTATTTGTACCAGAAGGGAACTACATATTGCTTCGTTTTTCCCACTTTGATATAGAGTCAGAAACATTCTGTGACTATGATTCTTTATCAGTCTATTCAAAAGGCGACAGACTTGTTG GGAAATTCTGTGGAGGAGCTCTTCCTTTACCTATTTTGATTGGCTCCAATAGTGTAAGGCTGAAATTTGTTTCTGACAACAAGGATTATGGAACTGGTTTTTCCATGACCTACAAAGCTCTTCCACCAGATATTCTTCCTG ATTCTGGCTGTGAGTCCTTAGCTGTCCTTTTTGAAGAAGGAATGTTGCAAAGTATGCACTATCCAGAGCACTACAGCAACATGGCAGACTGTCAATGGATTATTTGTGCACCAGAGAACCACATAATCAAG ctcacaTACCAGTATTTTGAAGTAGAAGAGAGTGAAGATTGCTCTTATGATGCTGTGACTGTATATGAAGAtgtgggaaaagaggaggaaattg CTAAGTCTTGTGGATTCACCCTACCAGCACCTGTTCTAAGCTCCTCTGCTATGATGCTGGTTGTCTTTCACTCTGATGAAACAGAGACCTTTGGCGGATTCAGAGCTATGATCTCTTTTATTCACGTAGCAG ATTTAGATACTTTGGATTCAACTAGTGAAGAATTTGAAGAGGTAGATATGAGTGAAGAAGAAACACAAGTTACAACAG ATGATATTTGTGGAATGCCTTCAAATCAGCCCAGGTTCATCTTCAGTAGGATAATTGGAGGTGAAGAAGCTGTACCATATTCATGGCCTTGGCAGGTCAGTGTACAAATTTCAGATCAGCATATCTGTGGAGGAACAGTTCTTGCCAAAGAGTGGGTTGTCACAGCTGCTCACTGCTTTAATTCTAA agaaGTATACAGAGACTTATGGATGGTGGTGACAGGAATTCATGATCTCACAGACCAAGAATACAGACAG AAAAGGTCAGTGAAGCAGTATATCATACATCCAAGTTTTAACAAGACCACTATGGACTCTGATATCGCCTTACTGCAACTGGCCAAGCCCTTAGAGTTCAACCACTACGTGCGCCCAGTGTGCCTCCCTGCCAGGGAGGAGGAGGTCCAGCCCTCGAGCGTGTGTGTGGTCACAGGATGGGGTGCACATGAAGGAG acagaggaaaggggaaaaaattgcaTCAGCTGGAAGTGCCCATCCTAGTCCTTGAAACGTGTCAGAGCTATTATGTAAATCTTCCCAGTAAAGTGACCCAGAGGATGATCTGTGCTGGATTCCCTCTGGAAGAAGGCAAGGACTCCTGCACA ATCTCCCCATTTTCATGGTGTGACCATCGAGAGAGCAGTTCTGGTGGACGACACTGTAAAACACTTCCAAATCACAAATGTCATGAAAAGCAATTTTTGATGAGACTGTGTTAG
- the OVCH2 gene encoding ovochymase-2 isoform X1, with amino-acid sequence MRTVPRELQLLLMGMVCVTQFRAAPSALRKDFKCGLNVQEKKPWSYFNLFTRIVGGNQVKQGSHPWQVSLKRRQKHFCGGTIVSAQWVVTAAHCILDRNVLQYVNVTAGDHDLRIRENSEQTLPVKYVIKHPNFDPRRPMNYDIALLKLDGAFNFSSSVLPACLPDPAEKFEAGYICTTCGWGRLYENGILPQVLHEVNLPILNSEECSRALSTLKKPIHGDTIMCAGFPDGGKDACQGDSGGPLLCRRKHGTWTLAGVVSWGMGCARGWKSNEKKKHYNRGSPGIFTDLSAVLSWIQENMSADLKMKSSTAFCSVQDGKLPDSEGQLNFPGSPKRFYQNHQLCIWTLFVPEGNYILLRFSHFDIESETFCDYDSLSVYSKGDRLVGKFCGGALPLPILIGSNSVRLKFVSDNKDYGTGFSMTYKALPPDILPDSGCESLAVLFEEGMLQSMHYPEHYSNMADCQWIICAPENHIIKLTYQYFEVEESEDCSYDAVTVYEDVGKEEEIAKSCGFTLPAPVLSSSAMMLVVFHSDETETFGGFRAMISFIHVADLDTLDSTSEEFEEVDMSEEETQVTTDDICGMPSNQPRFIFSRIIGGEEAVPYSWPWQVSVQISDQHICGGTVLAKEWVVTAAHCFNSKEVYRDLWMVVTGIHDLTDQEYRQKRSVKQYIIHPSFNKTTMDSDIALLQLAKPLEFNHYVRPVCLPAREEEVQPSSVCVVTGWGAHEGDRGKGKKLHQLEVPILVLETCQSYYVNLPSKVTQRMICAGFPLEEGKDSCTGDSGGPLVCPSEDNSGFYTLHGITSWGLGCGRKSYPGVYTNVGVFVDWIKQSVNSSDLPIFMV; translated from the exons ATGCGCACTGTCCCCCGTGAGCTGCAGTTACTCCTCATGGGGATGGTTTGTGTTACACAGTTCCGTGCCGCACCATCTGCTCTTCGGAAAG ATTTTAAGTGTGGGCTGAACGTTCAAGAGAAAAAACCATGGAGTTACTTTAACCTTTTCACTCGGATTGTTGGGGGAAACCAGGTGAAACAAGGCTCACATCCATGGCAG GTTTCCTTGAAACGAAGGCAAAAGCATTTTTGTGGAGGCACCATTGTTTCTGCTCAGTGGGTGGTCACGGCAGCTCACTGCATCTTGGACAG GAATGTACTCCAGTACGTGAATGTCACTGCAGGAGACCATGATTTGAGGATCAGGGAGAACAGCGAGCAGACACTCCCTGTTAAATATGTCATTAAGCATCCAAACTTTGACCCTAGAAGGCCGATGAACTATGACATTGCCCTTCTGAAGCTGGATGGAGCCTTCAACTTCA GTTCTTCAGTTTTGCCAGCATGTCTTCCTGATCCAGCTGAAAAGTTTGAAGCGGGATACATCTGCACTACTTGTGGTTGGGGCCGTTTATATGAAA atgGAATACTGCCTCAGGTCTTACATGAAGTCAATCTACCAATCCTAAACAGTGAGGAGTGCTCAAGAGCATTATCAACTTTAAAGAAACCCATCCACGGTGACACTATAATGTGTGCTGGGTTTCCAGATGGGGGAAAAGATGCCTGCCAG GGAGACTCAGGAGGCCCGCTTCTGTGCCGACGTAAGCATGGCACCTGGACCCTGGCCGGGGTGGTCTCCTGGGGGATGGGATGTGCTCGTGGCTGGAAAAGCAATGAGAAGAAGAAACATTACAACAGAGGATCTCCCGGAATATTCACAGACCTCAGTGCGGTGCTTTCCTGGATTCAAGAGAACATGAGTGCTG atttgaaaatgaaaagctcCACAG CATTTTGTAGCGTTCAGGATGGCAAACTCCCCGACAGTGAAGGACAATTAAATTTTCCTGGAAGTCCCAAACGGTTCTATCAAAACCACCA ATTGTGTATATGGACTCTATTTGTACCAGAAGGGAACTACATATTGCTTCGTTTTTCCCACTTTGATATAGAGTCAGAAACATTCTGTGACTATGATTCTTTATCAGTCTATTCAAAAGGCGACAGACTTGTTG GGAAATTCTGTGGAGGAGCTCTTCCTTTACCTATTTTGATTGGCTCCAATAGTGTAAGGCTGAAATTTGTTTCTGACAACAAGGATTATGGAACTGGTTTTTCCATGACCTACAAAGCTCTTCCACCAGATATTCTTCCTG ATTCTGGCTGTGAGTCCTTAGCTGTCCTTTTTGAAGAAGGAATGTTGCAAAGTATGCACTATCCAGAGCACTACAGCAACATGGCAGACTGTCAATGGATTATTTGTGCACCAGAGAACCACATAATCAAG ctcacaTACCAGTATTTTGAAGTAGAAGAGAGTGAAGATTGCTCTTATGATGCTGTGACTGTATATGAAGAtgtgggaaaagaggaggaaattg CTAAGTCTTGTGGATTCACCCTACCAGCACCTGTTCTAAGCTCCTCTGCTATGATGCTGGTTGTCTTTCACTCTGATGAAACAGAGACCTTTGGCGGATTCAGAGCTATGATCTCTTTTATTCACGTAGCAG ATTTAGATACTTTGGATTCAACTAGTGAAGAATTTGAAGAGGTAGATATGAGTGAAGAAGAAACACAAGTTACAACAG ATGATATTTGTGGAATGCCTTCAAATCAGCCCAGGTTCATCTTCAGTAGGATAATTGGAGGTGAAGAAGCTGTACCATATTCATGGCCTTGGCAGGTCAGTGTACAAATTTCAGATCAGCATATCTGTGGAGGAACAGTTCTTGCCAAAGAGTGGGTTGTCACAGCTGCTCACTGCTTTAATTCTAA agaaGTATACAGAGACTTATGGATGGTGGTGACAGGAATTCATGATCTCACAGACCAAGAATACAGACAG AAAAGGTCAGTGAAGCAGTATATCATACATCCAAGTTTTAACAAGACCACTATGGACTCTGATATCGCCTTACTGCAACTGGCCAAGCCCTTAGAGTTCAACCACTACGTGCGCCCAGTGTGCCTCCCTGCCAGGGAGGAGGAGGTCCAGCCCTCGAGCGTGTGTGTGGTCACAGGATGGGGTGCACATGAAGGAG acagaggaaaggggaaaaaattgcaTCAGCTGGAAGTGCCCATCCTAGTCCTTGAAACGTGTCAGAGCTATTATGTAAATCTTCCCAGTAAAGTGACCCAGAGGATGATCTGTGCTGGATTCCCTCTGGAAGAAGGCAAGGACTCCTGCACA GGTGATTCTGGTGGCCCATTAGTTTGTCCTTCAGAAGATAACTCGGGATTTTACACCCTTCATGGAATCACAAGCTGGGGCTTGGGATGCGGAAGGAAGAGTTACCCAGGAGTATACACAAATGTTGGTGTTTTTGTTGACTGGATCAAACAGAGTGTTAATAGTAGTG ATCTCCCCATTTTCATGGTGTGA